A region from the Nostoc sp. HK-01 genome encodes:
- a CDS encoding two-component hybrid sensor and regulator, giving the protein MYSPRHKYWLFASVFMPYIPYSQLLRYGFVVVIVATALVIMLLLDPLLDMKGTPFLLFFGAVMVSAWHGGMKSGLLATFLSVIVSDYFFLSEHYAFGLSVSNGVKILLFAVQGLLFSFLCEELRHAKRKAEINLQKFKVSEERFRVALSNSDIVVFQQDRDFRYQWVHNLQGIDTAEALLGKTDYELFPVAIAQQLTAIKRRAVEQNISAREEVCITLRGKVLYYDLLVEPLGGDGGVTCVGVNITQRKQTELEKANLQSQLQQALQQKDETLALLNAWLMSSPMALAFLDTEWRYVYVNEALAAINGVPQNQHIGRTLSEVLPEWALQLEPIFQELITTKQPLLNQEINGETYPSGVYRYGLVSYYPVSLPDGKLLGVGITGVDITAVKKAEQALRESEAKFRSVVESNMIGIGFWEGDGRITDANEALLKMLGYSRQELVDKKLDWRNLTPVEYQRLDEQALAQFQENSLCIPFEKEYIRKDGTRFPVLIGGSCHEGTLERGAFFVIDITERKQAEDQLRYIAEISSLLSTSLDYEETLQQIAKISVPQLADWCSVEIITDEGTIRRLPLAYADPSQADLAQKLQEYVPNTQGTHPIARVLQTGIPELIAEVSDSVLIEATQNEEHLEIVRQMGVKSAMVVPLIAHQRVLGCISFAIAHTNRCYDQADLNLAIDIAYRAALAVENAQLYRDNHQALINYAESLSLLDALLAGAPVAVCFLDRELRYVRINEVLADINGVPIEAHLGRKFGDVFSSMATQFEAQLQQVLETGEPLLNVEISGEIPGKAGIGYWLGNYYPVRNALDETVGIGIMLSDVTATKVAEVALRESESRFRAMFNQAAVGIALVALNGKFLQVNPALCDITGYSQEELIQMSFQDITHPDDLAIDWEQAGRVLTKEISGYSLEKRYIRKDGSVVWVNLTSSAVWDIHGQAKYAVGIIEDISERQAALRDRQQAEIAQTFLVEASSLLAASLDYQVTLNNVASLLVPTLADWCVVDVLGENDVIEQIAMISAHPMQKEILTELRRLYPPKYENNSPFRETLLRRQSVFYPELPDQLLAQMAEDEEHLKLLQSLGMNSLMIIPLHLRGKVFGVISLVRGESSCAYNSADLTLAEDLAHRAATAIDNARLYQKTQQAKQAAELAVNRTVRLQKITAALSEAITPQQVADVVVNQGIAALGASAGSVSLLAEKGSCLKIVQATGYPSSVLEAWESFSVMAAVPLAEAVRTGKPIFIESPAAFAANYPHLAELPSVTGNSAFACIPLILEKQVIGALGLSFSHTQIFSEADQGFMLTLGQQCAQAIARAQLYEAESYARSEAETANRIKDEFLAVLSHELRTPLNPILGWAKLLRTRKNDEATIVRALETIERNAKLQAQLIEDLLDVSRILRGKLSLHIRPVELNSTITAALETVRLAAEAKSIKLQTVLPQHTVEVVGDGDRLQQIVWNLVSNAVKFTPAEGRVEVRLAQVGMEAQIQVIDNGKGITPEFLPYVFEYFRQADGKTTRVFGGLGLGLAIVRHLVELHGGTVLADSPGEGQGAIFTVRLPLHKSAESVSTTNSVQMDLATQDTLLAGVRILFVDDQADVLEFFSFALEQYGAEVTAVSSAAEALEALVKLQPDILLSDIGMPIMDGYMLLRQVRQLPQDKGGEIPAIALTAYAGEIDYKQAMAAGFQRHIPKPVDPLDLAMAIAKLISQK; this is encoded by the coding sequence ATGTATAGCCCTCGCCACAAGTATTGGTTGTTTGCAAGTGTTTTCATGCCCTACATTCCTTATTCGCAGTTACTACGTTATGGCTTTGTGGTGGTAATTGTCGCCACAGCACTAGTAATCATGCTATTACTTGACCCTCTATTAGATATGAAGGGAACGCCATTCCTGCTATTTTTTGGTGCTGTGATGGTGAGTGCTTGGCACGGTGGGATGAAATCAGGACTTTTGGCAACCTTTTTATCAGTCATAGTCAGCGATTACTTTTTTCTTTCTGAACATTATGCCTTCGGCTTAAGCGTATCTAATGGGGTAAAGATACTCTTATTTGCTGTACAGGGATTACTGTTTAGTTTTCTCTGTGAAGAATTAAGGCACGCTAAACGTAAAGCGGAAATAAATCTCCAGAAATTTAAAGTCAGCGAGGAGCGATTTCGGGTAGCCCTAAGTAATTCAGATATTGTTGTTTTTCAGCAAGATCGAGATTTTCGTTATCAGTGGGTTCATAATCTTCAGGGTATAGACACCGCCGAGGCATTACTGGGTAAAACTGATTATGAACTGTTTCCAGTTGCCATAGCGCAGCAATTAACAGCCATTAAACGGAGGGCTGTAGAACAAAATATTTCGGCTCGTGAAGAAGTTTGCATAACACTGCGAGGAAAAGTCCTTTATTACGACTTGCTTGTAGAACCGCTGGGAGGGGACGGTGGTGTAACTTGTGTAGGCGTAAATATTACCCAGCGCAAGCAAACAGAACTAGAAAAAGCGAACTTACAAAGCCAACTTCAGCAAGCCCTTCAGCAAAAAGATGAAACTTTAGCTTTACTGAATGCTTGGTTAATGAGTTCCCCAATGGCACTGGCCTTTCTGGATACGGAATGGCGCTATGTTTATGTTAATGAAGCTTTAGCGGCAATTAACGGTGTACCACAAAATCAACATATTGGTCGTACACTCTCAGAAGTACTACCAGAATGGGCATTGCAACTAGAGCCGATTTTCCAAGAATTAATCACAACCAAACAGCCATTACTTAACCAAGAAATCAACGGTGAAACTTATCCATCTGGGGTGTATCGTTATGGTTTGGTGAGTTACTATCCGGTCAGTTTACCAGATGGAAAATTGCTGGGAGTGGGAATCACTGGTGTTGATATCACTGCTGTAAAAAAAGCTGAACAAGCATTGCGAGAAAGCGAAGCCAAGTTTCGCAGTGTGGTTGAGTCTAATATGATTGGGATTGGCTTCTGGGAGGGTGATGGCAGAATCACAGATGCCAATGAAGCTTTGTTAAAGATGTTAGGTTACAGCCGCCAAGAATTAGTTGACAAAAAACTTGATTGGCGAAATTTAACACCTGTTGAGTATCAACGACTGGATGAACAAGCACTGGCACAATTTCAAGAAAATTCCTTGTGTATTCCCTTTGAGAAAGAATATATCCGCAAAGATGGTACCCGTTTCCCTGTTTTAATCGGTGGTAGCTGCCATGAAGGAACTTTAGAACGAGGCGCTTTTTTTGTAATTGATATTACAGAGCGCAAGCAAGCGGAAGATCAACTGCGTTACATTGCAGAAATTAGTAGTTTACTTTCTACTTCATTAGATTATGAGGAGACTTTACAGCAAATTGCCAAAATTTCTGTCCCCCAACTAGCTGACTGGTGCAGTGTGGAAATAATCACGGACGAGGGGACAATTCGCCGTTTACCTCTGGCTTATGCAGATCCATCTCAGGCAGATTTAGCCCAAAAACTTCAGGAGTATGTGCCGAATACTCAAGGTACACATCCGATCGCTAGAGTACTGCAAACAGGCATTCCCGAATTAATTGCTGAAGTATCTGATTCTGTGTTGATAGAAGCTACACAGAACGAGGAACATTTAGAAATTGTCCGGCAAATGGGGGTGAAGTCGGCAATGGTTGTGCCATTAATTGCCCATCAGCGAGTGCTGGGCTGTATTAGCTTTGCGATCGCCCATACCAATCGTTGCTACGATCAAGCTGATTTAAATTTGGCCATAGATATCGCCTATCGCGCTGCTTTAGCCGTAGAAAATGCCCAACTGTATCGAGATAATCATCAAGCTTTAATTAACTATGCCGAATCTCTATCGCTTTTAGATGCTTTGTTAGCTGGCGCACCTGTGGCTGTCTGCTTTTTAGATCGCGAATTGCGCTATGTCAGAATTAATGAGGTGTTAGCTGACATTAATGGTGTCCCCATCGAAGCACATCTAGGACGCAAATTTGGTGATGTCTTCTCTAGCATGGCAACTCAGTTTGAAGCTCAGTTACAGCAGGTGCTAGAAACAGGCGAACCCTTACTAAACGTAGAAATTAGTGGAGAAATACCAGGAAAAGCGGGAATTGGCTATTGGTTGGGTAACTATTATCCGGTTCGCAATGCCTTAGATGAAACTGTGGGTATTGGGATTATGCTGTCGGATGTCACAGCCACCAAAGTTGCCGAGGTTGCTTTGCGCGAAAGTGAATCGAGATTTCGGGCTATGTTCAACCAAGCCGCCGTGGGGATTGCTTTGGTAGCTTTAAATGGCAAATTCTTGCAAGTGAATCCGGCATTGTGTGACATTACCGGATACAGCCAAGAAGAATTAATCCAGATGAGCTTTCAAGATATTACCCATCCTGATGACTTGGCAATTGATTGGGAACAAGCTGGGAGAGTGTTAACTAAAGAAATTAGTGGTTATTCTTTAGAGAAACGTTACATCCGCAAAGATGGTTCAGTGGTTTGGGTGAATCTGACTTCTTCCGCAGTTTGGGATATTCATGGACAAGCGAAATATGCAGTCGGCATTATTGAAGATATTAGCGAACGACAAGCCGCACTACGCGATCGCCAACAAGCAGAAATAGCCCAAACTTTTTTAGTAGAAGCCAGTAGCTTACTAGCTGCCTCTCTAGATTATCAAGTCACTCTCAATAATGTGGCTAGTTTGCTAGTGCCTACCCTAGCCGATTGGTGTGTGGTTGATGTGCTGGGAGAAAATGATGTCATTGAACAAATAGCCATGATCTCTGCCCATCCGATGCAGAAAGAAATATTAACAGAACTCCGACGACTTTATCCCCCCAAGTACGAAAACAACAGCCCATTTCGAGAAACATTACTACGCAGGCAATCAGTCTTTTATCCCGAACTGCCAGATCAGCTTCTGGCACAGATGGCTGAAGACGAGGAGCATTTAAAATTACTCCAAAGCCTGGGGATGAATTCTCTAATGATTATTCCCCTGCATTTACGCGGTAAAGTATTTGGCGTAATTTCTTTAGTCAGAGGCGAATCTAGCTGTGCCTACAACTCGGCAGACTTGACATTAGCCGAAGATTTGGCTCATCGTGCTGCCACAGCCATTGATAACGCTAGACTTTACCAAAAAACTCAGCAGGCAAAACAAGCCGCAGAATTAGCTGTTAACCGGACTGTACGTTTACAAAAAATCACCGCCGCCCTTTCCGAAGCCATCACACCGCAACAGGTGGCTGATGTTGTCGTCAACCAGGGAATTGCCGCCTTGGGTGCTAGTGCTGGTTCTGTTAGCTTGTTAGCAGAAAAAGGCAGTTGTCTCAAAATTGTCCAAGCCACTGGCTATCCGTCATCAGTGCTTGAGGCTTGGGAAAGTTTTTCTGTGATGGCGGCTGTACCTTTAGCAGAAGCAGTCAGAACGGGAAAGCCAATTTTTATCGAAAGTCCAGCAGCCTTCGCCGCAAATTATCCCCACTTAGCAGAACTGCCATCAGTCACAGGAAATTCTGCCTTTGCTTGTATTCCCTTGATTTTAGAAAAACAAGTAATTGGGGCATTAGGCTTGAGCTTTAGTCATACCCAAATCTTTTCTGAAGCAGATCAAGGATTTATGTTGACACTGGGGCAACAATGCGCTCAGGCGATCGCTCGCGCTCAACTCTACGAAGCCGAAAGTTATGCCCGTTCGGAAGCCGAAACCGCTAACCGCATCAAAGATGAATTTCTGGCGGTGCTTTCTCATGAATTGCGAACACCCCTCAACCCGATTTTGGGCTGGGCAAAACTACTCCGCACCCGTAAAAACGACGAAGCTACAATAGTTCGGGCTTTAGAAACCATTGAGCGCAACGCCAAGTTACAAGCCCAATTGATAGAAGATTTATTAGATGTGTCGCGGATTTTGCGGGGTAAGTTGAGTCTACATATCCGCCCTGTAGAATTAAACAGCACAATTACCGCCGCTTTAGAAACAGTACGTTTAGCTGCCGAAGCCAAGTCAATTAAACTGCAAACCGTACTGCCCCAGCATACCGTCGAAGTTGTAGGTGATGGCGATCGCTTGCAACAAATTGTCTGGAATTTAGTATCCAATGCTGTCAAGTTTACGCCGGCTGAGGGACGGGTAGAAGTACGTTTAGCGCAAGTTGGTATGGAAGCGCAAATTCAAGTCATTGATAACGGGAAGGGAATCACCCCAGAATTTTTACCCTACGTCTTTGAATACTTCCGCCAAGCCGATGGCAAAACCACCAGGGTATTTGGCGGGCTGGGATTAGGACTGGCAATTGTCCGCCATTTAGTAGAACTCCACGGCGGTACTGTCTTGGCAGATAGCCCAGGTGAAGGACAAGGGGCAATTTTTACAGTCCGACTCCCCCTGCATAAAAGTGCTGAATCTGTCAGTACGACAAACTCAGTACAGATGGATTTAGCAACCCAAGATACATTACTGGCGGGAGTACGAATTTTGTTTGTGGATGATCAAGCTGATGTGTTGGAATTTTTCAGCTTTGCCTTAGAACAATATGGGGCAGAAGTCACAGCAGTCTCCTCCGCAGCAGAAGCATTAGAAGCACTCGTGAAATTGCAACCAGATATTTTATTAAGTGATATTGGAATGCCCATTATGGATGGCTATATGTTGCTGCGCCAAGTGAGACAATTACCACAAGACAAAGGCGGGGAAATTCCCGCGATCGCCCTGACAGCCTATGCTGGTGAAATCGACTACAAACAAGCAATGGCCGCAGGTTTTCAACGACATATCCCCAAACCCGTTGATCCCCTTGACTTAGCAATGGCGATCGCTAAACTCATTAGTCAAAAATAA
- a CDS encoding 8-amino-7-oxononanoate synthase, which produces MTTDPYAWIEQSLVTIQRADWYRSVQTLSDRPGATVVLAGREVINFASNDYLGLAGDERLIAAATTAIYELGTGSTGSRLLSGHRELHRELEMAIASLKQTEDAIVFSSGYLANLGAIASVVGKRDLILSDQYNHSSLKNGAVLSGAAIIEYPHCDVVALQTQLSQQRQNYRRCLIITDSVFSMDGDLCPLPALLEMSAEFNCMLLVDEAHATGVIGKTGAGCVEHFGCTGKPLIQIGTLSKALGSLGGYVAGSANLIDFLRNRAPTWIYTTGLSPADTAAALTAIQVVQQEPQRRIQLWRNVEYLKNLMQQQLPHLKLLPTESPILCFQLPSPGDALRVGQHLKDAGIFAPAIRPPTVPTSRIRISVMATHTTEQIEKLVAVLRNTD; this is translated from the coding sequence ATGACCACAGACCCTTATGCTTGGATAGAACAATCATTAGTAACCATTCAGCGGGCAGACTGGTATCGTTCAGTACAGACATTAAGCGATCGCCCTGGTGCAACTGTGGTTTTGGCGGGGCGAGAGGTAATTAATTTTGCCAGTAACGATTATTTGGGATTAGCTGGAGATGAAAGGTTAATTGCTGCTGCTACAACTGCTATTTATGAATTGGGTACTGGTAGCACTGGTTCTCGATTACTTAGTGGACATCGAGAATTACATCGAGAACTAGAAATGGCGATCGCATCCCTCAAACAAACAGAAGATGCTATTGTCTTTAGTTCAGGATATCTGGCAAACTTAGGAGCGATCGCATCTGTCGTTGGTAAACGCGATTTAATTCTTTCTGACCAATACAATCATTCCAGTCTGAAAAATGGTGCAGTTCTCAGTGGTGCTGCCATCATAGAATATCCCCACTGTGATGTTGTGGCTTTACAAACTCAACTCAGCCAACAGCGACAAAACTACCGCCGTTGTCTAATTATTACCGATAGCGTCTTTAGCATGGATGGCGACTTATGTCCATTACCAGCATTGTTAGAAATGTCCGCAGAATTTAACTGTATGCTGCTAGTTGATGAAGCTCATGCCACTGGGGTAATAGGCAAAACTGGCGCTGGCTGTGTGGAACATTTTGGCTGTACTGGTAAACCATTAATTCAAATTGGGACTTTGAGCAAAGCTTTAGGTAGTTTAGGCGGTTATGTCGCTGGAAGTGCCAATCTGATTGATTTTTTACGCAATCGCGCCCCAACTTGGATTTACACCACCGGACTTTCACCTGCGGATACAGCAGCAGCCTTAACCGCAATTCAAGTTGTTCAGCAAGAACCTCAAAGGCGGATTCAATTGTGGCGTAATGTAGAATACTTGAAAAATTTAATGCAACAGCAGCTACCTCACCTCAAATTGCTGCCTACAGAATCACCCATTCTCTGTTTTCAATTACCCAGTCCAGGCGATGCACTCCGGGTTGGTCAACACCTCAAAGATGCAGGCATTTTCGCCCCGGCAATTCGTCCGCCCACCGTACCTACTAGTCGCATTAGAATTTCTGTGATGGCTACTCACACAACAGAGCAGATAGAAAAATTAGTCGCTGTATTAAGAAATACTGATTAA
- the gatA gene encoding aspartyl/glutamyl-tRNA amidotransferase subunit A, which translates to MASIRELHEQLIKKERSAVEITQEALDKIQALEPKLHSFLHITAQQALDQARAVDAKIAAGEAISPLAGIPIGIKDNMCTKGIPTTCASRILENFVPPYESTVTQKLLDAGAVMVGKTNLDEFAMGSSTENSAYQVTANPWDLTRVPGGSSGGSAAAVAGGECVVSLGSDTGGSIRQPASFCGVVGMKPTYGLVSRYGLVAYASSLDQIGPFGRSVEDTAILLRAIAGYDAKDSTSLKVEIPDYAATLKPDLKARRKVRIGVITETFGEGLDSVVEAAVTKAIDQLQMLGAEIHIISCPRFRYGLPSYYIIAPSEASANLARYDGVKYGLRTPDADNLLSMYTRTRASGFGTEVKRRIMIGTYALSAGYYDAYYLKAQKVRTLIKQDFENAFKKVDVLVTPTAPTTAFKAGEKTTDPLSMYLNDLMTIPVNLAGLPGINVPCGFDDNGLPIGLQVIGNVLREDQILQVAYAYEQSTTWHLRQPEL; encoded by the coding sequence ATGGCATCCATACGCGAGTTGCACGAACAGCTAATTAAAAAAGAACGTTCTGCCGTTGAAATTACCCAAGAAGCTTTGGACAAAATTCAAGCATTAGAGCCGAAACTGCACAGTTTCCTGCACATAACGGCACAACAGGCGTTAGATCAAGCTCGTGCTGTAGATGCCAAAATCGCTGCTGGTGAAGCAATTAGCCCCCTAGCAGGGATTCCTATTGGCATCAAAGATAATATGTGTACCAAGGGAATTCCCACCACCTGTGCTTCTCGGATTTTAGAAAATTTTGTGCCACCCTATGAATCAACAGTGACACAAAAACTGCTAGATGCTGGGGCTGTGATGGTTGGTAAAACCAATTTAGATGAATTTGCGATGGGTAGTTCCACAGAAAATTCTGCCTACCAAGTCACAGCAAATCCGTGGGATTTAACACGGGTTCCTGGTGGTTCTTCTGGAGGTTCAGCCGCAGCAGTCGCTGGGGGAGAATGTGTTGTTTCCCTTGGTTCTGATACTGGTGGTTCCATTCGCCAACCTGCATCTTTTTGTGGCGTAGTTGGGATGAAACCCACCTACGGGCTAGTTTCTCGTTACGGTTTGGTGGCTTACGCTTCATCGTTGGATCAAATTGGCCCCTTTGGACGCTCTGTTGAAGATACAGCAATTTTGCTCAGAGCGATCGCAGGTTATGATGCCAAAGATTCCACCAGCCTAAAAGTAGAAATTCCTGACTATGCTGCTACCCTGAAACCAGACCTCAAAGCTAGACGAAAGGTGCGAATTGGGGTAATTACAGAAACTTTTGGTGAAGGCTTAGACTCAGTTGTAGAGGCGGCTGTGACTAAAGCCATCGATCAATTACAAATGTTGGGAGCAGAAATTCATATAATTTCTTGTCCGCGTTTCCGTTATGGCTTACCTAGCTACTACATAATTGCCCCATCTGAAGCGTCAGCCAACCTCGCTCGTTACGATGGCGTGAAATATGGCTTGCGTACACCAGATGCAGATAATTTGCTGTCTATGTACACTCGTACCCGTGCAAGTGGTTTTGGTACAGAAGTCAAACGCCGGATTATGATTGGCACTTATGCCCTATCTGCTGGGTATTATGATGCTTACTATCTCAAAGCTCAAAAAGTCCGCACCCTCATTAAGCAAGACTTTGAAAATGCGTTTAAAAAAGTTGATGTGTTAGTTACTCCTACCGCACCCACTACAGCATTTAAAGCCGGGGAAAAAACCACAGATCCCTTGAGTATGTACTTAAATGACCTGATGACGATTCCCGTCAATCTTGCTGGTTTACCTGGGATAAATGTACCCTGTGGTTTTGATGACAATGGCTTACCCATTGGCTTGCAAGTAATTGGTAATGTCCTCAGAGAAGACCAAATTCTTCAAGTAGCTTACGCTTATGAACAATCAACTACTTGGCATCTACGTCAACCGGAACTATAG
- a CDS encoding DNA polymerase III alpha subunit, whose amino-acid sequence MVKIITRKYIGQANVYDIGVEQDHNFVIENRLIASNCFNKSHSTAYGYVTYQTAYLKANYPLEYMAALLTANSGDTDKVQKYISTCLSMNIQIEPPDINRSGVDFTPVGGKILFGFSAVRNVGQNAIACILEAREQQGEFKSLSDFCDRVDLRAVNRRTLESLIYCGAFDKIDLNRHQLIKDLELVYDWAQSRAKDRASGQGNLFDLLGGFAPTTKPVNNVFDSVPKAQPVPDFPPQKKLQMEKEILGFYVSDHPLKSIKHSSSILAPINLSQLSEQKEDTLLCAVVMLNNVKKVMTKKGDPMAILQIEDLTAQLEAVVFPKTYERVSNSLEVDARLIIWGKVDRRDEQVQLIVEDAEPVETVQLVMVELTPQQAITIEERHKLRNILKELSGDKENAKVPVIGIVQTGNSRQLVRFGRQFWVQDSRSTVLALQNARFLAHVKQLTSS is encoded by the coding sequence ATGGTCAAAATAATTACTCGTAAATATATTGGTCAAGCAAATGTCTATGATATTGGCGTAGAGCAAGACCATAATTTTGTCATTGAAAATCGTTTAATAGCATCTAATTGCTTTAATAAATCGCACTCGACGGCTTATGGATATGTGACGTATCAAACTGCATATTTAAAAGCAAATTATCCATTAGAGTATATGGCCGCCCTGTTAACTGCTAACAGTGGAGATACAGACAAGGTACAGAAATATATTTCTACTTGTTTGAGTATGAATATTCAAATAGAGCCGCCGGATATTAATCGCTCTGGTGTAGATTTTACACCCGTGGGGGGCAAGATTTTATTTGGATTTTCCGCGGTACGGAATGTGGGACAAAACGCCATCGCCTGTATTTTAGAAGCCCGTGAGCAGCAAGGCGAGTTTAAATCACTGTCTGATTTTTGCGATCGCGTCGATTTACGTGCAGTTAACCGTCGGACTTTAGAATCGCTGATTTATTGTGGAGCTTTTGACAAAATAGACCTCAATCGCCACCAATTAATTAAAGACCTAGAGCTTGTTTATGATTGGGCGCAATCCCGTGCTAAAGATAGAGCCAGTGGTCAAGGTAATTTATTTGATTTATTAGGCGGTTTTGCTCCTACTACTAAACCAGTTAATAATGTCTTTGATTCTGTCCCCAAAGCTCAACCTGTACCCGATTTTCCGCCGCAGAAAAAGTTGCAGATGGAAAAAGAAATCCTAGGATTTTATGTCTCAGATCATCCGCTGAAATCTATTAAACACTCATCTTCTATTTTAGCGCCAATTAACTTATCACAACTAAGTGAGCAGAAAGAAGACACGCTACTTTGTGCAGTTGTGATGTTAAATAACGTCAAAAAAGTCATGACCAAAAAAGGCGATCCAATGGCAATTTTGCAGATAGAAGATTTAACTGCACAATTAGAAGCAGTCGTCTTTCCTAAAACTTATGAACGAGTAAGTAATTCTCTAGAAGTTGATGCCAGATTAATTATTTGGGGTAAAGTCGATAGAAGAGATGAACAAGTGCAATTAATTGTGGAAGATGCTGAACCAGTCGAAACAGTACAACTGGTGATGGTAGAGTTGACTCCTCAGCAAGCAATCACAATTGAAGAACGCCATAAATTAAGAAATATTCTGAAAGAACTGTCAGGGGATAAAGAAAATGCCAAAGTCCCTGTAATTGGAATTGTCCAAACTGGAAACTCTCGTCAACTTGTCCGGTTTGGACGACAATTTTGGGTGCAAGATTCACGCTCAACAGTTTTAGCACTACAAAATGCTAGATTCCTGGCTCATGTAAAACAATTGACTAGTAGTTGA
- a CDS encoding ABC transporter-related protein, whose protein sequence is MTTISITDSLVPSPVPKSAIIRLENIFKVYGSGETEVKALNNVNLTINEGEYCSIMGPSGSGKSTAMNIIGCLDRPTDGHYYLDNVDVAQVDDKALAHIRNKKLGFVFQQFHLLPQLTALENVMLPMAYANVNPTERRDRAVVALTRVGLEKRLNNKPNQLSGGQQQRVAIARAIVNRPVVLLADEPTGALDSRTTQEVLDIFTELNASGITVVMVTHEPEVARQTQRIVWFRDGEVIHSHLTPTDLTQLAV, encoded by the coding sequence ATGACAACTATCTCAATTACCGATTCTCTAGTTCCTAGTCCTGTACCAAAATCGGCAATCATTCGTTTAGAAAATATCTTTAAAGTCTACGGTAGTGGCGAAACTGAAGTCAAAGCACTCAATAATGTCAACTTAACTATTAACGAAGGCGAGTACTGTTCAATTATGGGGCCTTCTGGTTCAGGTAAATCTACAGCCATGAATATTATCGGCTGTTTAGATCGTCCCACAGATGGACATTATTATTTAGATAACGTTGATGTTGCCCAAGTGGATGATAAAGCATTAGCACATATCCGTAACAAAAAGCTGGGGTTTGTCTTCCAACAATTTCACCTTTTACCCCAACTTACCGCCTTAGAAAATGTGATGTTACCAATGGCTTATGCTAATGTTAACCCCACAGAAAGACGCGATCGCGCTGTTGTGGCACTCACACGCGTTGGCTTAGAAAAACGCCTCAACAATAAACCAAATCAACTCTCAGGCGGACAACAACAAAGAGTAGCGATCGCCCGTGCAATTGTCAACCGTCCCGTGGTTCTCCTCGCAGATGAACCCACAGGCGCACTTGACTCTCGCACCACCCAAGAAGTGTTAGATATTTTCACTGAGTTAAACGCCAGTGGTATCACCGTTGTCATGGTTACTCACGAACCAGAAGTAGCCCGTCAAACCCAACGAATCGTTTGGTTCCGTGATGGTGAAGTCATACACTCTCATCTCACACCAACCGATTTGACTCAATTGGCTGTTTGA
- a CDS encoding HAD-superfamily hydrolase, subfamily IA, variant 1, translated as MTQKVIVFDFDGTIADTVDALIGIANRLATEFGYKQITPEQLAYLRNLTSREIIKYSGVSLLKIPFLLKKVKSELKNKIHEFHPIPGIKEALTELKNQGYKLGIITSNSKENVTAFLTNHDLDNLFDFIYSGVTIFGKTTIINNVLKQKQLSTQAVIYVGDETRDIEASRKANIKVVAVTWGFNSPEVLSKQKPDFLIHHPSELLDVVQNC; from the coding sequence ATGACTCAGAAAGTAATTGTTTTTGATTTTGATGGCACAATTGCAGATACAGTAGATGCTCTCATAGGTATTGCCAATCGTTTAGCTACAGAGTTTGGCTATAAACAAATCACTCCTGAACAACTCGCTTACTTAAGGAATTTAACTTCTAGAGAAATTATTAAATACTCAGGTGTTTCTCTACTAAAAATTCCCTTTTTACTCAAAAAAGTTAAATCAGAACTAAAAAATAAAATTCACGAATTTCATCCAATTCCGGGAATTAAAGAAGCACTCACAGAACTGAAAAATCAAGGTTATAAGTTAGGGATTATCACATCTAACTCTAAGGAAAATGTTACAGCTTTCTTGACAAATCACGATTTAGATAACCTTTTTGATTTTATTTATTCAGGAGTAACTATTTTTGGCAAAACTACAATCATAAATAACGTATTAAAGCAAAAGCAACTCTCAACTCAAGCCGTTATTTATGTTGGTGATGAAACTAGAGATATAGAAGCTTCCAGGAAGGCTAATATTAAAGTAGTTGCAGTCACTTGGGGATTTAATTCTCCAGAAGTATTATCAAAGCAAAAGCCTGACTTTTTAATTCACCATCCAAGTGAACTACTAGATGTTGTACAAAATTGTTGA